One stretch of Daphnia pulicaria isolate SC F1-1A chromosome 8, SC_F0-13Bv2, whole genome shotgun sequence DNA includes these proteins:
- the LOC124311250 gene encoding uncharacterized protein LOC124311250, with the protein MSNPIPLAVCWLLLVLLTCWSSASIVTTRVVGVGEGRQQQHDTLRRIDPPISEPGDWKPIDYGHPMRDDPTLVYVPPVVDPVHYGIHSAEPLWPIRGSKLPQFHLPPEAMLAASSTEQRWRTRQASRLHKTDVTTTPRTLFKPSQRTDRPDHHHRLPQFHRHPVRSTAWKRYDHPSNQLIGRSPALGPPLPVVLPTFRPGVASIRPTSRPVVLPMSRPRVIPPTSSSSPTAGQHPSAANNQQQRLLAGRQRADLPPPANRYFSSNARSYESVIDDGANNGLVHYGVSHDSLSAGKAYGIDRADDDDIDGLLLNDTSSESLLPSPGNEKKKDVNNETVSDQHQQRKRAKKPFFPFQFVIQSGYSKVRKYGNEIRESLSADF; encoded by the exons ATGAGCAACCCCATACCGTTGGCTGTCTGCTGGTTATTGCTGGTGCTCTTGACCTGTTGGAGTTCCGCCAGTATAG TAACGACAAGAGTAGTCGGGGTTGGCGAagggcggcagcagcagcatgatACGTTACGGCGGATCGATCCACCAATCTCGGAACCGGGAGACTGGAAACCCATCGACTACGGCCACCCTATGCGAGACGACCCGACGCTAGTCTACg TGCCACCGGTCGTGGACCCTGTCCACTATGGCATCCATTCGGCGGAGCCGCTGTGGCCGATCCGGGGCTCTAAACTGCCGCAATTTCACCTTCCACCGGAAGCCATGCTGGCCGCCTCTTCGACGGAGCAGCGCTGGAGGACTCGACAAGCCTCGAGGCTTCACAAGACTGACGTCACGACGACGCCGAGGACATTGTTCAAACCGTCACAACGGACGGACCGAcccgaccaccaccaccggctGCCGCAGTTTCACCGGCATCCCGTCAGATCGACCGCATGGAAACGCTACGATCATCCGTCGAATCAATTGATCGGCAGGTCGCCCGCTCTTGGACCTCCTTTGCCCGTCGTCTTGCCCACCTTCAGACCAGGGGTGGCCAGTATTAGACCGACGTCCAGGCCAGTGGTCCTGCCCATGTCCAGGCCAAGAGTAATCCCGCCTACTTCCAGCAGTAGTCCTACCGCTGGACAGCATCCATCGGCTGCCAataaccagcagcagcgcctATTAGCTGGACGGCAGAGAGCGGATCTACCACCTCCGGCCAATCGATATTTCAGCAGCAATGCCAGAAGCTACGAGAGTGTCATCGATGACGGCGCTAATAATGGTCTAGTACACTACGGAGTCAGTCATGACAGTCTCAGTGCTGGCAAGGCGTACGGCATTGATCGggcggacgacgacgacatcgaCGGACTTTTGCTCAACGACACGTCCAGCGAATCGCTGCTGCCGTCGCCGggaaatgagaagaagaaggacgtGAATAATGAGACAGTGTCAgaccagcaccagcagcgcAAAAGAGCTAAGAAACCATTTTTCCCGTTTCAATTTGTCATCCAGTCGGGATATTCCAAAGTGAGGAAATACGGCAATGAAATCAGAGAGAGTTTATCCGCTGATTTCTAA